Sequence from the Amycolatopsis sp. NBC_00345 genome:
ACCGTCTACGAGACGCTGGCCCTCGGCGTCTTCGGCCTGGCCACGATGGGCGTCTTCGGCCTGCCGCTGCGGGTGCTCCCCACGGCGCTGACCGGGATCGGCATGGGGGTGATGAACTTCGGCGGCCAGGTGGCCGGCGCGGTCGCCCCGCTCGCGATGGGCTGGCTGGCCGAGACCTTCTCCTACACCGCCGCGTTCGGGTTCCTGATCGGCAGCACGCTGCTCACCGTGGTGCTGGCGTTCTGGGTCCCGCAGAACCCCGCGCAGTTCGCCTTCGCCAGTCCTGAGCAGACAGGAGCGTCATGACCACCGCAGCCGAGACGGTCGCCACGATCAACCGCCGCGCGAAGGAGGTGGGAGTCCGGGTTTGGCTGCACGCGGCCGAAATCGGTGGTACGCGCGGGATCGGCATCGGCGAGGACGAACCGGTTGTCACGGCGTCGGTGTTCAAGGTCCCGGTCGCCCTGGAACTGGCCCGGCAGGCCGCCGAGGGCGCGTTCGACCTGGCCGGCCGGGTCACCGTCGCGCCGGGACACCCCACGCCCAGCCCGTACGGCCTGGCGACCTTCCGGCACGAGGTGGTGCTGTCCTGGCACGATCTGGCGATCCTGATGATCGGCATCAGCGACAACGTCGCCACCGACCTGATCCTCGCCGAGGTGGGTAAGGACGCCGTCAACGCGTCGTTGCGGCGCCTCGGCTTCGAGCACACCACCGTCCCGCAGGACTGCCGGGAGGTGCTGGACAGCATCGGCGAGGACCTCGGGCTGTCCTATGAGGACGACGAACGGCTGCTGGCCGAGCTGCCGTACGAGCAAGTGTCCGCGTTGCGCGCGCTGCGCCCGGAGCACACCTGCCGGACGACGGCCGCCGAGGCCACCCGGCTGCTCGGGTTGATCTGGCGCGACGAGGCGGCGGCGCCCGCCGCGTGCGCCGACGTCCGGCGCTGGCTGGAACTGCAGGTGTGGCCGCACCGGCTGCGGTCCGGGTTCCCGGACGACGGGATCCGCGTCAGCGGCAAGACCGGGACCCTGCCGTCGGTGCGCAACGAGGTCGGCGTGGTCGAGTACCCGGACGGGAGCCGTTACGCCGTGGGGGTTTTCACGCAGGCCGGGGACACGCGATCGCGGGTGCCGGAGCGGGACGCGTTCATCGGCTTCGCCGCGGCCGAGGCCCTCGGGTGGCTGCGGACGGCCGCGTGATTCGTCGGCCCGGACGAATTTTCCCGGCGCTGTCCTCGGTTCCGACGAACAAGTGACCTCCGTCACCGACCTAGCATTCCGGGGACGCCGGACCACCCCTTCCCGGACTCCCTTCCCTCGAAAATGAGGTGCACATGTCGAAACTCGCCGAAATCGATGCCTGGCTCCAGGAAAACCTGCCCGTACTCCTGGCCGAACACCAAGTGCCCGGCGCGGCGGTCGCGGTCTTCGCCGGCGGCGAGGTGATCGACCACGCGGCGGGCGTGCTGAACACGGACACCGGCGTGGAGTCCACAGTGGATTCCGTGTTCCAGATCGGCTCGATCACGAAGGTGTGGACGACCACGCTGGCGATGCAGCTCGTCGACGAGGGGCGGCTCGACCTCGACCGGCCGGTGCGGGCCTACCTGCCGGAGTTCGCCCTCGCCGACGAAGACGCCGCGGCGCGCATCACCGTCCGGCAGCTGACGAGTCACACCTCCGGGTTCGAGGGTGACATCTTCACCGACACCGGCCAGGGTGACGACTGCGTGGCCAAGCTGGTCGCGACGCTGTCCGAAGTGCCCCAGCTGTTCGCCCCGGGGGAGATGTTCTCCTACAACAACGCCGGCTACTGCGTGCTCGGCCGGGTCATCGAGGTGCTGCGCGGCAAGTCCTACGACGAATGCGTGCGCGACCACCTCTTCGCGCCGCTGGGGCTGACCCACGCGGCCGCCGGGCCGTACGACGCGATCCGCTACCGCGCCGCGATCGGCCACCTGCAGCCGTCGCCGGAGGACGCGCCGCGGCCCGCGCCGGTCTGGGCACTGGCCCGGTCGAACGCCCCGGCCGGCTCGACGCTCGCGATGCGCCCGCGGGACCTGCTGACCTTCGTCCGGATGCACCTCAACGGCGGCCGGGCCGACGACGGCACCCAGGTGCTCGCCCCGGAGTCGGTCCGCGCGATGCGGGAGCGGCAGGTGGAACTGCCCGACCTCGGCCTGATAGGCGGGGCCTGGGGGCTCGGCTGGATGCTCTTCGACTGGGCCGGCGGTCCGGTGATCGGCCACGACGGCGGCACCATCGGCCAGTCGTCGTTCCTGCGGGTGGTCCCCGGCCACGACGTCGCGGTGGCCCTGCTGACCAACGGCGGGCAGCCGTTGCGGGTGTACCTGGAGATCTTCCGGAAGGTGCTGGGCGACCTGGCCGGCGTCGAAGTCCCGGCGCTGCCGGAGCCGAACGCCGCCGAGGCCCCGGCCGACGCGGCCCGCTACGTCGGCGAGTACTCGTCGCGGGTGGCGGACACCGTGGTCAGCCAGGACGAGGACGGCAGGCTGTGGATCGAGCACACGGCGAAGGGGGTGATGGCCGAAGCCAGCGGCAGCGGGGCCACGGACAAGGCCGAGCTGCTGGGCTGGAGGGGCGACACGCTGGTCGCCACCCATCCGCAGCTCCCGGGTGCGTACATGTCGCACGCGTTCGTCGGTGACGACGGCGACGGGCGGGCGCTGTACCTCCACACCGGCCGGGCCGACCGGCGGGTGGGCTGATGAGCGCGATCGGCGACGAGATCGAAGCGGTCTTCGCGGACGCGGGGGCGCGGGGGTTCGTGCACGCGCGAGAGGTCGGCGTGACCGGCGGCCCCGAGGTCGGGGTCGGCGCGGACGACCCGGTGGTGCTCGCCTCGGTGTTCAAGATCCCGGTCGCGGTCGCCTACGCCCGGGAGGTGGTGGCGGGCCGGCTCGACGAGACCGAGCGCACCCGGGTCACCGCGCGGTACCGGATCGGCGGCATCGGCACCGCGGGCTGTGCCGACGACGTCGAAATGACCTGGCGGGACTTGGCGCGCTTCATGCTGACCATGAGCGACAACGCCGCGACCGACGTCGTGTACCACCGCGTCGGGCAGGCGGCGGTGGACCGCGTCCTCACGGACCTCGGGCTGTCCCGGACGCGGCTGATCGGCTGTTGTGAGGACCTGTTCGCCACGCTGGCCGCCGACCTCGGGGCCGCTTCCGGCGACATCGAAGAACTCCTCGCCGCGGCCACGCCGGAACAGCTGTGGCAGCTTTCGGTGCTCGACCCGGAGCGCACCACGTCGTCGACCCCGCGCGAGATCACCACGCTGCTGGACGCCGTCTGGACCGACCGGGCGGGCGAACCGGCCGCGTGCGAGAAGGTGCGCGCGATCATGGCGCAGCAGATCTGGCCGCACCGGATCTCGTCCGGCTTCCCGGCCGGTGTGTCGATCGCGGCGAAAACCGGGACGCTGCCGGCGATCCGCAACGAAGCCGGGGTGGTGACCCACGAGGACGGCCGTCAGTTCGCCGTCGCCGTGTTCACCCGCGCCGGATCGCTCGAAGACCGCCTGCCCCGGGTCGACGCCTCCATCGGCAAGGCCGCCCGCCTCGCCGTCGACCACCTTCGCGCGCTGCCCGTGAACCCGTAGGAGAACCCCGTGAAGACAGCTCAGCTCACCGCCGTTGTGGCGGGCGTGGTGGTTCTGACCGTGAGTGCCTGCGGGGCGACCGCGTCCGGGCCGGACCGGACCGCGAACCAGAAACTGGCCGACGGCAAGACTTTCACCCTCGCGGTCCCGACCGACCCGGGATCACTCGACCCGGCCATGACTGTCCTGGGGACCACCCGGCAGATCGACGCGTTCCTCTACGACGGCCTGGTGACCCTGGACGCCACGGGCAAGCCGGTCGCGAGCCTGGCGGACAAGTGGACGGCCACGACGACCACCGCGACCTTCACCCTGCGCAAGGGCGTCACCTGTGCCGACGGCGCCCCGCTGACCGCGCGCGACGTGGCCGCGAACATCAACTTCGTCGGGGATCCGGCGAACAAGTCGCCGATCGCGGGGGTCACGGTCAAGCCGGGGACGAAGGCGGTCGGCGACGACGGCGCCGGGACCGTCACGATCACCAGCGGGGCGCCGGACGCGTTCCTGCTCCGCAACGTGGGCGGCGTGCCGATCGTCTGTGCCAAGGGATTGGCCGACCGCGCGCCGCTCGCCAAGGGGCAGCAGGGCACCGGCATGTTCACCATGACCGAGATCGTGCCGAACGACCACTACACGCTCACCCGGCGCAAGGACTACACCTGGGGCCCCGGCGCGTGGCAGCGGGAGCAGCCCGGCCTGCCGGACCAGGTGGTCGTCCGGGTCATCCAGAACATGACGACGACGTCGAACCTGCTGCTGTCCGGGGAAGTCAACGCCGGCGCGATCACCGGCCAGGACACGCGGCGGCTGAGCGCGCAGAAGCTGTTCCACGCCGACTACACCCTCTCGGTCGGCGAGCTGTTCTTCAACCAGGCGCCCGGACGGCCCAGCGGCGACCCGGCCGTGCGCCGGGCACTGGTGCAGGCGCTCGACCTCGCCCAGGTCGGCAAGGTGCTCACCAGCGGCATCGGCGTGCCGGTCACGGGCCTGGTCACCGGGGAGCCGCTGGCGTGCACCGGCCAATCGGTCGACGGGAAGCTGCCCGGCTTCGACGCCGGCGCCGCCAAGGCCGCGCTCGACGCGGCGGGCTGGAAGCCGGGGGCCGACGGCGTGCGCGTCAAGGACGGCAAGCGGCTCGCGCTCACCGCCGTCTACGGCACGCAGCTCGGCCCGACCGCGGCCCCGGCCGCCGAACTGGTCCAGCAGTCCCTGAAGGGCATCGGCGCCGACCTCACGCTCAAGGGCGTCGACGGCCCCGGGGTGAGCCGGGTGCTGTTCGACACCGGGGACTGGGACATCTCGATGGTCCCGCTGGGGCTCACGCTGCCCAGCCAGCTGGTGCCGTTCGTGTCCGGGCCGCTGCCGCCGCAGGGCACCAACTTCGCGCACATCCAGAACGCCCAGTACGACGCCCTCACCGGCAAGGCGGCGTCGATGGCCGCGGACGCGGGCTGCCCGAGCTGGACGGCCGCGGAATCGGCCCTGCTCGAGCGGCTGGACGTGGTGCCGTTCGCGAACACGGTCGTGCCGACCTTCGGCGACAACGCGCGGTTCGAGATCAGCCAGGGCGCCATCAAGCCGTCGTCGATCCGGATGTACTCCTGATGACGGACCTGACCGCC
This genomic interval carries:
- a CDS encoding serine hydrolase, with protein sequence MSAIGDEIEAVFADAGARGFVHAREVGVTGGPEVGVGADDPVVLASVFKIPVAVAYAREVVAGRLDETERTRVTARYRIGGIGTAGCADDVEMTWRDLARFMLTMSDNAATDVVYHRVGQAAVDRVLTDLGLSRTRLIGCCEDLFATLAADLGAASGDIEELLAAATPEQLWQLSVLDPERTTSSTPREITTLLDAVWTDRAGEPAACEKVRAIMAQQIWPHRISSGFPAGVSIAAKTGTLPAIRNEAGVVTHEDGRQFAVAVFTRAGSLEDRLPRVDASIGKAARLAVDHLRALPVNP
- a CDS encoding serine hydrolase domain-containing protein; translated protein: MSKLAEIDAWLQENLPVLLAEHQVPGAAVAVFAGGEVIDHAAGVLNTDTGVESTVDSVFQIGSITKVWTTTLAMQLVDEGRLDLDRPVRAYLPEFALADEDAAARITVRQLTSHTSGFEGDIFTDTGQGDDCVAKLVATLSEVPQLFAPGEMFSYNNAGYCVLGRVIEVLRGKSYDECVRDHLFAPLGLTHAAAGPYDAIRYRAAIGHLQPSPEDAPRPAPVWALARSNAPAGSTLAMRPRDLLTFVRMHLNGGRADDGTQVLAPESVRAMRERQVELPDLGLIGGAWGLGWMLFDWAGGPVIGHDGGTIGQSSFLRVVPGHDVAVALLTNGGQPLRVYLEIFRKVLGDLAGVEVPALPEPNAAEAPADAARYVGEYSSRVADTVVSQDEDGRLWIEHTAKGVMAEASGSGATDKAELLGWRGDTLVATHPQLPGAYMSHAFVGDDGDGRALYLHTGRADRRVG
- a CDS encoding serine hydrolase: MTTAAETVATINRRAKEVGVRVWLHAAEIGGTRGIGIGEDEPVVTASVFKVPVALELARQAAEGAFDLAGRVTVAPGHPTPSPYGLATFRHEVVLSWHDLAILMIGISDNVATDLILAEVGKDAVNASLRRLGFEHTTVPQDCREVLDSIGEDLGLSYEDDERLLAELPYEQVSALRALRPEHTCRTTAAEATRLLGLIWRDEAAAPAACADVRRWLELQVWPHRLRSGFPDDGIRVSGKTGTLPSVRNEVGVVEYPDGSRYAVGVFTQAGDTRSRVPERDAFIGFAAAEALGWLRTAA
- a CDS encoding ABC transporter substrate-binding protein is translated as MKTAQLTAVVAGVVVLTVSACGATASGPDRTANQKLADGKTFTLAVPTDPGSLDPAMTVLGTTRQIDAFLYDGLVTLDATGKPVASLADKWTATTTTATFTLRKGVTCADGAPLTARDVAANINFVGDPANKSPIAGVTVKPGTKAVGDDGAGTVTITSGAPDAFLLRNVGGVPIVCAKGLADRAPLAKGQQGTGMFTMTEIVPNDHYTLTRRKDYTWGPGAWQREQPGLPDQVVVRVIQNMTTTSNLLLSGEVNAGAITGQDTRRLSAQKLFHADYTLSVGELFFNQAPGRPSGDPAVRRALVQALDLAQVGKVLTSGIGVPVTGLVTGEPLACTGQSVDGKLPGFDAGAAKAALDAAGWKPGADGVRVKDGKRLALTAVYGTQLGPTAAPAAELVQQSLKGIGADLTLKGVDGPGVSRVLFDTGDWDISMVPLGLTLPSQLVPFVSGPLPPQGTNFAHIQNAQYDALTGKAASMAADAGCPSWTAAESALLERLDVVPFANTVVPTFGDNARFEISQGAIKPSSIRMYS